tcttctttctcaCGAAGCTTTTGATCCCTCTCCTCCTTCCGCCTTTGTTGTTCCTGCAATCGAATCCGCTCCTTCTCTAATTTCTCtaattctttcattttcttaGCGGCGATTTTTTCCTGTTCTCTTAGCTTTTTCTCTTGCTCTCGTTGTTGACGTTCCTTTTCACGTTTTAAACGCTCTGCTTCTTTTTGTCGAATCCTTTCCTCTTGGGCCCGCTGTTTTTGaagcttcttttctttaccCGCTTCAGCAGAGCCATTataaattcttttctttctattACCCTCATAACTTAATTTGCAAACGTACTCATCAGCTTCACTTGCAGAGTGACTGGAATGAATAACCGATTCATTCGGGGAACTCACTGATAAAGACGTAATGTCAGTGGAAGAGCTACATAACTCATTTCCCTTATTACTAGTAGAGGCCGCGACATCTGAATCAACACTTTCACTATTCATAGACAATGCTGCGAATATCAATAACAAGCCTAAGGGAGGCTAAAAACCGTGCGTAAGTTGTTTTAACGGACGCTCTGATCGAATAAAGAGGATAAAGGAGAGTTCGTAAATTATATGTTAATATTCTATTATATACATCACTATCCCAAATCTGTCTCACCAATCTATTATTCATCCATCTTAACGCTTATataattgaataatttaattccTTAGTTCTAACAAGATATGTACTGATTGATCTGAGTAGCTTAAACATCAAAGTTTTTTGCGAATGGGTTAATATGGTGATttgttatatattttaCCTGACTACGATTATATAATATTACTGCTACATTGCATTACGATATTAatgttaatattttatgGCTCATCTATATTATGATTGAGTTAATATCAGTTGACGagaattttctttgaaattatttgccatattttttaactggTGATTGGAGTACCacaaattcattaataatgaaacaaaCGGATGTTGTTATCATCAATTTTCTTCCTATTTATATGCAGCAAACTTCTTTCAATAACGATGCATCGTACATATATAGGCAGGGGCTATGCAGCTTAGAATAGTAATTCGCTGGAAGGATAATATCATAATAACGAGGTTCTTGTTACAGTGAATATCAAGTTGCACTATATATTATATCGTGGATTTCTGAAACTTTATGAGATGTAATCGTAATGAGTAGGTAACAATATCTAATCAAGTAAAGACGCGTACGCGAGTTTCATACACACCTTGTACATTCCTTTTACCAAGTTTTCCTAATGGGACGTTTACTAAGACTGGAAGTTGAAAACTTTAAGTCTTATCGAGGACATCAAATTATAGGTCCTTTTGAGGACTTTACCTCGATTATCGGTCCTAATGGAGCCGGAAAATCGAATTTAATGGATGccatttcttttgttttaggGGTCAAGTCTTCTCATTTACGATCAACTAATGTTAAAGAACTGATCTATCGGGGGAAAATACTGCAAAGAGATAATACAGATTTCACTGATTCTAGTAATCCTACTACAGCATATGTGAAACTTATGTATGAGTTGGATAATGGGGAGCAAAGAGAGTATAAACGCGCAATCACTCCTTCTGGTGCTACTGAAtacaaaattgatgaagaaatagTTACGTTTTCTGAATACTGCGGATCTCTCCAAAAGGAGAATATTCTTGTTCGAGCTCGAAATTTCTTAGTTTTTCAAGGTGATGTTGAAACCATTGCTTCGCAATCTCCTTTAGAACTTTCAAAGCTTGTTGAACAAATAAGTGGCTCTCTGGAATATAAATCTGAGTACGATAAATCTAAAGACGAGCAGGACAAGGCTGTAAATTTATCTGCTCATTCGTTTAACAAGAAACGTGGTATCAACGCTGAGTTACGCCAATATCAAGAACAGAAAACTGAAGCCGAGCGTTATCAAagtcaaaaagaaaaacgagACTCTGCGCAGTTAGTTTACCTTTTATGGAAACTCTTTCATCTAGAGAAAAGTATTAGTTCTAATATGGCAGAGGTTACTCGATTAAAGGCAGATTCCATTCAACTTATCGAAAGGCGAGATGAGAACACTAAAGAGATAGAAaagttgaaagaaaaagagggCAGTATACGAAGAAACCTTCTTGCATTCGATAGAAAAGTTCGAAAACAAGAAAAGTTGATTGCTTCGAAACGTCCAGAGCTCATTTCAATTGCCGAGAAAGCCCTAGAGTCTAAGTCAAATCTCCgaaaaattcaaagaaaagctgcggaaatagaaaaagattATTCTGACCAAGCTAGTACGTTACAAGTAttagaaaatcaattgacTTCACTCTCAGCTGCtgaaaaagagtttttaaaagacaTGCAGGAAAAAGAGCAACTCAAAGGGTTGCGATTGTTACCAGAGGATAAAGAGGAGTATGAAGGACTTCGAAGTGAGGCGGACAAATTAAACTCAAATCTATTGTTCAAATTGCAGACGTTAAATAGGAATATTAAAGTTACTTCTCAATCAAAGGATTCATTAACGAGCATCGTTGGAGACTTAGAGTCGAAGATTAAAAGCCTTCATGAAAGTGTTTCTTCTCTTGATACCGAGCGAGCGGATTTGCTTgctaaaataaatgaaaagattgAAAGTTTGGAACTTGAAAAGCATGATCAGCAGAAGAAGAGGTTGACTTATTCTGAgctttttcataaaacaCAAGAATTAAATGAAGAGCTTCAATCTTGTTTACAGAAAATTTTAGAGGCAAGTGCCGACCGCAATGAATCCAAACAGGATgctaaaaaaagagaagcaTTGTATGCTTTGAAAAGGATATATCCTGAAGTCAAAGGAAGAATCATTGACTTATGTACTCCTACTCAAAAGAAATATGAAAGCGCAATCGCTGCTGCTTTAggcaaaaattttgacgCAATTGTCGTCGAAACGCAGGCAGTTGCTAAAGAGTGTATTGACTATATAAAAGAGCAACGCATAGGTATTATGACCTTTTTTCCAATGGACACCATAGCAGCCAGTCCCgttaatcaaaaatttcgtGGAACACACAAAGGCGCCCGACTTGCAATTGAcgttttgaattttgaGTCTGAATATGAACGTGTAATGATTAGTGCAGTTGGAAATACACTCATTTGTGATTCAATGACTGTTGCTCGAGACCTTTCCTATAACAAACGTCTCAATGCCAAGACAGTTACTTTAGAGGGAACGGTTATACATAAAACAGGGTTGATTACTGGTGGATCTTCAAACAACCGGTCGGCGAAACACTGGGATGACCATGATTTTGATCTGCTTACTCAAACAAAAGATAGACTTATGCATCAAATTGGTGAAATAGAATATCAAAAGTCATCTTGTGTGATTACAGAAAGTGATACTGTCAAGTTGCATAGTCTTGAATCTGAGATATCTCTACTCAAAGACAAATATACAGTAGTTTCTAGATCCGTggaagacaaaaaaaaggaaattggACATTACGAATCTTTaatcaaagaaaaacagCCTCACTTGTCAGAATTGGAAATGGAACTTCGCAACTTTGTTAAAAGTAGAGATGAGCTTCAAATTCAAGTAGAAAAGGTTGAGGAAAAGATATTCTCCGGGTTTTGCAAACGAATTGGGATAAGTGATATACATACTTACGATGAGATACATCGCACTTTTACTCAAAGTTTTACACAAAAACAACTCGAATTCACCAAGCAAAAATCATTACTTGAAAATCGTAttagttttgaaaaacaacGTGTTTCAGATACCAGGTTACGATTAGAGCGTATGCATAAAttcattgaaaaagatCAGGAATCTATTGATAATTACGAGCAAAATCGGGAAGCACTTGAA
This region of Schizosaccharomyces pombe strain 972h- genome assembly, chromosome: II genomic DNA includes:
- the psm1 gene encoding mitotic/meiotic cohesin complex ATPase subunit Psm1/Smc1, with the protein product MGRLLRLEVENFKSYRGHQIIGPFEDFTSIIGPNGAGKSNLMDAISFVLGVKSSHLRSTNVKELIYRGKILQRDNTDFTDSSNPTTAYVKLMYELDNGEQREYKRAITPSGATEYKIDEEIVTFSEYCGSLQKENILVRARNFLVFQGDVETIASQSPLELSKLVEQISGSLEYKSEYDKSKDEQDKAVNLSAHSFNKKRGINAELRQYQEQKTEAERYQSQKEKRDSAQLVYLLWKLFHLEKSISSNMAEVTRLKADSIQLIERRDENTKEIEKLKEKEGSIRRNLLAFDRKVRKQEKLIASKRPELISIAEKALESKSNLRKIQRKAAEIEKDYSDQASTLQVLENQLTSLSAAEKEFLKDMQEKEQLKGLRLLPEDKEEYEGLRSEADKLNSNLLFKLQTLNRNIKVTSQSKDSLTSIVGDLESKIKSLHESVSSLDTERADLLAKINEKIESLELEKHDQQKKRLTYSELFHKTQELNEELQSCLQKILEASADRNESKQDAKKREALYALKRIYPEVKGRIIDLCTPTQKKYESAIAAALGKNFDAIVVETQAVAKECIDYIKEQRIGIMTFFPMDTIAASPVNQKFRGTHKGARLAIDVLNFESEYERVMISAVGNTLICDSMTVARDLSYNKRLNAKTVTLEGTVIHKTGLITGGSSNNRSAKHWDDHDFDLLTQTKDRLMHQIGEIEYQKSSCVITESDTVKLHSLESEISLLKDKYTVVSRSVEDKKKEIGHYESLIKEKQPHLSELEMELRNFVKSRDELQIQVEKVEEKIFSGFCKRIGISDIHTYDEIHRTFTQSFTQKQLEFTKQKSLLENRISFEKQRVSDTRLRLERMHKFIEKDQESIDNYEQNREALESEVATAEAELELLKEDFASENSKTEKILLAASEKKLVGKRLVSELTKLSGNITLLESEIDRYVSEWHAILRKCKLEDIDVPLREGSLTSIPIDDVSNSGDITMGEEPSEPVINFEKFGVEVDYDELDEELRNDGSESMASVLQEKLREYSEELDQMSPNLRAIERLETVETRLAKLDEEFAAARKAAKNAKERFNAVKQKRLQKFQAAFSHISEQIDPIYKELTKSPAFPLGGTAYLTLDDLDEPYLGGIKFHAMPPMKRFRDMDQLSGGEKTMAALALLFAIHSYQPSPFFVLDEIDAALDQTNVTKIANYIRQHASSGFQFVVISLKNQLFSKSEALVGIYRDQQENSSRTLSINLEGYVE